The sequence ACACATCTATAGCTTCTGGGCCACCAACTCATATGATGCACGTATGTCGCATGAAAACGGTCAACTGACTTTACCATGAGCCACACCATTgacacccaactaatcatgtatATAGCTAACTACTTGTCACACTATTTCCTATTTGCATACACTTAGCTAACAACACCGAGACTAACTCCACTAGCACATGTAACATATGTCGTGCTAATTAGTAAAATACCAGCTAGCTAGCTTGATAGACTCATACAAACACTACGCATATGACACACATGTACTACATAAAACGTGCATGACCCACATGCACATTACTAACACATGCGAagactaaaataaatttaagtCAAAATTAGTTCTAACACATGCCACCGTCGTTTCTTTGTGTCGCTGCCTGACCCTCACGATCCTTCTTTGTGTCCCTGCCTGaccctcttctcttcttctccttggcgAGAGTCTTCCACTGCGTGCACGTGAGCAACAAATGATCGCTCTCCTTTGGGTTGTCAAAACTAATTCGAACACGCTCGCCATAAGTCTTGTACCACCCGACGAGATCTTCAACAGTGAGGGTCTTTAAGTCCATGTACTGCTCGATGGAGATGACGAGCTACATGTAGCGGGCTGGGGCAGCACGGAGAAACATGCGAACAACATCAATTCCTCTCACCGTGGTGTCGCCCAACGTGAAGATGCTGGTTACGATCGACGTCACCTGACCAACGAGTCATCCATGGTCTTTCCTTCCTAATCTTCAGCCCCTCAAACTCCTTCAACTTGAGGTCTACAAATTGTCCTCGTGCACGCGCTCGTGCCCCATATGCGCCGTCTTGATCGTCTCCCACACCATCTTTACCATGTCTTTCCCAGCAAGGGAAGACATCACTTGCTCTGACACGGACTAATAGATGGCATACAACACCATCCGATCCTTCTGGTACTCCATGGCACCTGGCTCCATAGCTTCTCACACGTTCTGGGCCTGAAGAGCGACACACATCTTCACTGCCCAAAACCGTGTAGTTCGTGCAGGTGAGCTACAGGTATGACATCGTCGCTGTGTTCTCCTTCTTCACCACTTGTGAGGCGGACAAACCACCTTGCAACAGGCATCGCTTGCCAAATGACGGAGACAAACTCCTTGCTTCCCTCAGTATCCTCTTCTTGGCTCTGAATACTAAATGTTGGAACCAGCCAAGACGTGAACTCACTCAGCAACAGACTCACACGAACTCACCTTGACAGAAACTCACGCGTAAACATACGGGAGCAAAAATACTCGTGATGACTCACGCCCCTTAGTTTTCTGTATTCACTCGTTAAAATAAACAACAGGATATATGACTAATATAGTCTTGTTTACATACATACGGGAGTAACTACTGTCCGGGTCTCATGCCCATGCTGGCACGCATCCATAGCTTCTAAGCCACCAACTCATATATTGTACTTCGCATGAAACGGTCCACTAATAACGAGCCTCGCCACAGACACCCAACTAATTATGCATGTAGCTAATTACTTGCCGCACTCTACTAAAACTAACTCCACTAGcacttgcaacacatgactTGCTAATTAGTAAAGCACTGGCTAGGATTTATACaaccactatatatatatatatatataaacatgaAACGTACATGATCGTATACACACTACTAACATATTAATATTAGTTCTAACACATGCCACCGTCGTTTCTAATCCCCCTCCATCGGCAGGGAAGCCCACTGCAACCcacagcaccagcaccagcaccagcatcGCGTCGCTGCAGCAACATTACCACCACGCAGTATTAATAAATCGGCCCTGTCCGCAGGATGCTCTTTGCCTGCCTGCTGCCTGCTTCTGCTCACTACTGTTCATGTTCATACAACGCTCGGCTAGCAGCATCTGGAAATCTGGATCGATGCATGCGGCGTAGGTAGCTGGCAACAGTGCTAGCTAGCTGCTAGACACTCATGCCAGCGCCGGGATCCATGACAGGCCGAGAAGAAAAGATGGAGCAGGCGGGAGGGTTGATGACCGGAGGGCAAGAACCAAGCAAGAAAAACGAAGCCAAGAACGGCGAGCCTGAGGCTGCGGCATCGGCCCCTGCTCCCAAGGCCGCCACCGACGTGCCTGCGCCCGTTGCCTTGCCGCACCACCGGCGGTCCAAGAGGTCGGTCTCAGCGCGCTGACCTCCACGGCTCCACCGAtttttcctcctctgcttcGTCTTCCTTCACATTTGCAGTTCAAAGTTTCGATTTTTAACTCTGCCGGCGTCTCTGTTCGTGTTTCAGCGCATCTTCAGAGAGGAACGTGGAGTTATGCAAGCACGCGGCGTCGCATGGCGCCGTGGAGCAACGCTGCGGCCAAGCACAGGTTGCCATCTCTCCATTCTCGGCAAAGGTTGCAGATTATTGAACTCAATCTTCAGTCTTCACCGCACAGGAGTGCGTGGATTGCTTATTGACAGGCCTTGGGAATTCTCTGTCAGAACCCACCGGATGCGAGGAGGTCCCACGCAACGACCGCCGGAAGCTCGGTTCACCAGGGGCTGAGAGATCACAGGCCGACCGCATCGCCGAACCACCGCATGTCGCTGGAGAATGATGTGAGGAGCGAACCAAAAGCCACCGTTTTTTTTATGCGGCGTAGTGCGTTCCGTCTGAATAATTGTTGCTGAATGATGGCAGGTTAGGCAGCTGCAGCTGCATTTGCATCAGGAGAGGTCCATCAGGGTTATGCTTGATCGGGCGATTGGCCGGGCATCCAGCACTTTGTCTCCTGGCCATAGGCATTTCCCAGCTCAGGTATGACTGATCTCAACGGATCgccaaaaaaaacttgcaattaTCTCTTGCGCCACAAGACAAAGTCAAGTCAGCTGTAGGAACTGTAAAGGTGGCGGATCATACCATTTCATCTTAATCTAAGCAACCAAATAGATTCTGCATTGCCATGTAGTGTCTCAGCATGCCGTGGCAGCATGCAAGTCTGTTTGTGTTCAGTAATTTATTTCGCCTGGACTGGATACTCTTGCTTCCCCATGAAAATTCAGTTATGTTTGctttaaaaaaatcagttaTCTAACAAGAAAACTATTTGGCATCGGACATCTAAATGCAGACAAATTTTTTTTCTGCGTTGCATTGTTGATAGCTAGTGTGATGCCAGTTAATGAAAGGAAAAGTAATTGCCAAATCAAGAGACCACTCAAGGGAAATTGTTACATCCCTGCTATTTTCAAGTACTGTTGGCATTCCGAGGACTGACTGCTGTTCTCCCTGCAGACAAAGGAACTGGTAGCAGAGATCGAATTGCTGGAAGAGGAAATCGCCAACCGCGAGCAGCATGTTCTTACTCTATACAGAAGCATCTTTGATCAGTGCATGTCCGGGCCATCGTCGGGGCAGAGTTCTGGTATTTCTTCCCCTGCGCACACCAAGAGTATCAGTTCTAGAACAAGAAGGCAGCCAAGCATAATATCAAGTGCATTTTGCTCATCCAAGAAGCTCCCACTTCAACCTTTCCACATCATGGCACCGGTGTCAGAATCAGGGAAAACCAAGAGTATGCTCAAGGCCAGGTTCAAGCATGAATCTTTCTCAAGCGAAACACTGGATATCCATCCTATATCCTTCCCGCCAGATCCAAGGAAGGTAATACAGATAAGAAATAAAAACTCATAACGCGCTCATATAACTTTTAAAAAACGTTAACTGCATATCAATCTACTATTGATCTACTTTAGTGTACCTGTTTCAAACAAGGGAAAAAACTTTACTTGCTGATATGCCTGCTCTAAAACATCGTATTTGCCCAATTTCAACCAAAATTCAAACTAGTCATTTTGTTTTTGTAAGGAAAAATTCACAGTAGTTTATGAAACTGTCAAATCTATCTTGTGCTGCACATTTCACACTCATCGTGCTACTTTCAGAAACATGCAGCATTGGTacatttttgttcaaaatttgtACTTCTATGCCTAatgatttcaattcaaaatAGGTTATTTATCTATGGATTAAATCAGAAAATCATGCAATGGACTAATTTTGACTGTTCTCTTTTCGAAAAGCTACCTTATTCTGGGAGTGGTTCTCTGGCTCGCACCCTGAAAGATCACCTTTATCAATGCCCGAGCAAAATATCTGAAGAAATGGTTAGATGCATGGCCTCCATATACTATCTTCTGCGCACTGAGGCACCAGAAAAGCCTGAAAAGGCCCGTTCACCGTtcttgtcaagatcatcaacaAATGTCATTCTTCCTCGGAAGGTGAACGGAGAGGAAAATAGTTTAGCAAACAACAAATGTACAGTGGAAGTATCTTCAATATCAGTTGACAAGAATCAGATGCCGGATGTCTCGTACGCAATTACTCACTACAGGTTGGTCCAAAATAAAATGCCACAAATTATACCCTCAAGTAATGTCTCCTTTTGAGAATCACGCGTAACAAATTCCTTTTTTCCCCCTCTTGGAGCTTAGGTTGCTTGTGGAGCAGCTTGAAAGGGTTGATCTGAGCATGTCAGAGAACAGTACTAAATTGGCCTTTTGGACTAATGTGTACAATTCTCTTATCATGCATGTAATGCCGGATATTCTACAGTGACTTTAATTAGAGTTTTTTGTTTTATGATTTTGTTGTCCTTATTAATCTGCATGTTATTCACTTGCAGGCGTTTCTGGCATATGGAATTCCAAACAGCTCTCTGAAAAGAATGACGCTATTTCACAAGGTGAAATGATGTTCTAACTAGATTTGAATTTGCCATTGAAATACAGAAACTCAACATGCTTCGCTTGACACCTCATGCTGTGAATAACTCGGCATGCTTCGCAGCATGTGTTAACAAGTAACTTATCTTATTGCAGGCCGCCTACAATATTGGAGGACATGCTGTTACCGCCAATTCCATTGAACAGGCCTTGCTGTGCTTCAAATCTCCACGGATTGGTCGTGTACGTAGATTTGCAGTTTCATGCTGAAGTTGAAATTTCTGTTTGATTTTTCATGCAAAGTTGGAAACTTCATATTGAAATTCTAAAATGAACAATGAAACTTCTTTTAGCACGTTAACTAGATTACTTGAACACACTCCCAAAATTGTGCTGGTAACTGGTTAGCAGTTTACTGAAACAATCCAAAGATCATTTCCGTCGTTGATCTTCATTTCACAACCATATATATAACCACCTTCTGAATTGAGATTCCAACGTATTTATCTGCAGTGGTTCGAGTCCATTCTCTCGACGGCTATGCGGAAGAAATGCGCGGACGAGAAGCAACTGGTCCAGCTCAAGTTCGGCCTGCCGGACTGCCAGCCTCTGGCCCTGTTCGCCATGTGCACCGGCGCTTCATCTGACCCCATGGTATTCTCATTCGCCATTGCAGCAGCAGAATCCCTGCTCGATTCGACACTCCATGATCTGAGCTCTGACCGTCGCCGGTCGACACGTTTCAGCTGCGGGTGTACACGGCCAAGAACGTCATGGAGGAGCTGGAGCGGGCCAAGCGGGAGTTCCTGCAGGCCACGGTGGTGGTGAGGAAGTCCAAGAAGAAGGTGTTCCTGCCGCGCCTCGTCGAGCGGTACGCGAGGGAGGCGTGCCTGGGCCCCGACGACGTCCTCCCGTGGGTGCAGCGCGAGGGGGGCGTCGCCGACGGCCGGTCGCAGCAGGACGCAATCCAGCAGTGCGCCGGGAGCCGGCGCAAGGCTGCGCAGGCCATTGAGTGGTTGCCGTACAGTGCCAGGTTCCGCTACACCTTTGCCAGGAGCATGGTCGACAAGCCACACTGCTAGCGTCGCCTTGCATGCCTTCTTCGTAGCTGATGCCGTTGCTGCAGGAAGAAGCGGATGGTGTTGCTGTCGCTCGTGGTGATGCAGTGAATCAGTGATATGCGATGCAAATGTCTCGTTGATGCTGCATTCTTGTGATTGGATCATCGAGATGATGATAGGCACGAACTTGAGGAGTTGTACTAGTAATCAAGAAAGCGGCAAGGATGAGGAGTCTACTTATTTTGCCAGCATTGTACAGATCGAGAATCGTTGGCTAACTATGAATTCAGTGTTCTGTCAAAGACCATCTGAATTCATTCAAATTGTTCGTCGTTGAGATCGAATGGATCATTTTTTCTGAATGGGTGACCGTTGAAAGTGAATGAACACGCACTGCTGCAAAGTTCCTTTCCCAGCGGGGAATACTTTTGACATTgatgcaagttttgtattttctagATCATTGAGTCGActtaaaacttaaaaaaatcttaaagaTTCACTCTCAgccaattaaaaaaaagaactaaGTACTAATCCAACTACTCATTAGGtaccatttttatttttatgtttacCGCTTGTCACTTTCGAATCTGGTCCGTCCGATCGCTTGCCCTAAGCTATCAACGTAGAGTGTGCCGAGCTCCAATCCACGCAGGTCCGGCGTGAGGGCGAAACGATTCGCTCCGAGGAGGTGTGAGCGAGAACACAGTATATCACGTTGACTCGACGCGGGGGCGAAGCTACCTTACCCGTCCTGAGTGTTTTGGCACTAGAGAAAAAAGTCTTAATTATTAACAATTTAATTTCATCTCATGTGTATTATTTAGTCTTAAACATGTGTAACATCTAAACTCAGATATGTTAAAGTGTGTACCTAAATCTTTAGAGCTCTGGCTTCTCTCCTGGCGTCCATCGCACACGCCCACTCAGGCCTTGTTTGGCAGATGGGAAAGCAAATACATTGGAGAATTTATCCCCACGTGGATTGGGTGAACGTCAACCCAATACATGTTAGTTCCGAATCCATGCCCAACCAAGGGATCAGCTAACGTTTGGTTAAAAAGGGGAAACAAAAtgctcagaagaaaaaaaaaacgaaaggGAAAACAAATCAACTCCAAAGACCTGAGACGAAATCTGAAATCGAACGAAAGAGATAAGAGATGCTCGTTTGATTGCATCTACGgcattcaaaaatattttttataggatcctataaaaaaatctttataaaaTTTCATCTATATCATTTATCCCGTGATCTAATGAATAAGTTGAGAGGAGGGGgagtgaatacatatcatcATAGATGAGAGACTCTTTTATAGAATAGGTTCTATAAAATTTACCTCCGCTTGGCCGAAGAGGGTCTCCACGACGGGATTACCCACGTGGATCGGGCCTCGATTCCGGCCAATCCAAACGAAGCCTAAGAGTGAtcgtatttttggagttttttattttttatttttctattaaatatttaaataaatatactaCTTATGGTAAGATTTACAGAAATAGCCGTCTCCCGCCTTCAGAAGGTGGTAAGAATGGCCACAATGGCAGAGTCCCTTACCGCACTCTTAGAAGACAGgtgggctaaccgccctctcagaggggtAGGAAGTAACCACCCTCTGGGAGGGCGGGTAGGCCTAGATTTGGTGAaaattgtttgtttttttaattttacatTTGTATTGCTCAGTTAAAAAATACTGCACGTTCTtttggtgaaaaatatttgaaattgatatgttgcaactTTTAGATCAAAATAGTAAAAAAGTGACCAATATGGCATCATGGAGTAGtgatattttagaaattatggATCGttgtaaatttgtcgatatgtgtttatgtatttgatgtaaaattgtatcaataattttttagtgacgtattattgggaggatacaaaatttaattttgtgaacaaattatagaTGCGAAGCACACTTAGCATATTACCCCGCACAGAGGTTGCGAACGGCGATAAATATTATATGGGACATACGGTGGCAAACATTACAAACCGCAGGTACTCCTGAAAGCTCAGCTCATCGAAAGGACAAGTCTCCTCCAcaacatcctcaagggcatgaGACCATGCTGAGATGTACGGCACCAAACGATCTGCCTAGAAGTTACCACTCGGCTATCCCTTTCGTGTATACCTACAAGTTAACCACGCTAAATAGATTGTCAATGAGACAAATGCTATGTATTATttacttgattttagttacctgtgGATATGGCCTGTAACCGTGCGAACGTTGACCAGGGGAAAAGCCTGGAAGCGTCCGAATTGCCTCATCACGCAGTGGGGTGAGTATTCCTcaacgtagatgtcgaagacgagcTGCTTCTTCATAAGTCAGTACTCATCGTTGCGGCTacacaacggagacataccAAAAGGCGTAACAAGGCGGGTACCCAAAACGGTCGTGGGTTCGGGTACAAAATTACGCCCACTGATCTAATGGGTCGGGTACCCGAAACAAGGCAGGTTAGGTATGGGTTTTTGAATTCACCCACGAGTCGAGCGCGAGTGCCTGAGAAGACATCATGTGCTGTCGTATGACCCATCCGATCATCCACCCAACCCAAGCCCAACTAAGCAATATAATATCTTCAATCCTTCACTCCTTCGGTCCTTAAGACTCAAGAGCAAAGAGAGGTTGCTACAGAACTGGGACGTCCCCAAGCTCTTCCCATTCGGTGTCTGGCCCATGCGTGTGTTGGCGACCATAGGCAAGGCGTGCGCCCTCTCCATCGATGACAGCGTGCGCTTGGTCGACGGGCTCCTCATTGGTGCAACACTCATGTGGCTAGAGGCTACACTAAGGTGACACGCGGGCAGCCATGTGGCACAATGGCCTCTCCTGCGCCACGACACTCCTATCCTTCCCTATACCCGCGCTGTCACACCACGTCATGCACACCCTCGCTAGCATTCCTCGCACCACTTTGTGCGATGCATCTGTACCTCCTCGCGGCCCCGCTTGCCGATGCGCTCACAGGCTCCGCGATGCTCCTAACCTCCACCGGCTCAATCCATGATGGCACCGAGGCTGGAGGCTAGGGAAGAGGTCTAATACCACCGCTGCCGTCATCAGAGGAGAAGCTGAATCTCCAACTCGCCCTTCGTTTGCCGTCGCCGCGATGGGGAGCGCGAACCTGGTGCTCAAGTCGGTGTGCAAGATTTGCGGCTGCACGTCAATGAGTTAGCTGAGGAAGGGAGGTACTTGTACAAGAGCAGATGGTAACTGCGCTACAAGGGTCAGACCCAACGAGCACCTGACAGGTGAGGGTTCAGATGCTAGTTTTTATCTGATGGCTATTTCAGATTTGGGTTGGGCTGACGTTGGCGGGTTTCAGATCAAATATAGTTTTGCTCCATTTAAACCCAACCCGACCCATTACCAACCCTATCACCGCTCTACTTGATTACCCTGCCGCCCCCACTTAGCTTCTGTGATCAACAAACTCCCTGACTATCGGGTTTGAATCAGGCGTGATTTTGCCCTACACAACCTCAACCTACCCGTTGCCACCTAATTCCACTCGACCAATAATCGATGGTCCACAGGAAGTCTACCGAAGCACCCACCACCTGCAAGCCACGCTCCATGGGCCCACTCCCCAGTCACTCCACTCGTCGCGACAGCCGGAAGCCTCGTCACAACCCAGACCCAAAGCCAAACGCGCCCGTCCCCAAGGCCCAACCAACCAAGCTCCATTCCAGTGCGTCGCGTCGAATCCCCGCGACCCACCACTCGCCTGTGCGCTGCGAGTGACTGGTGCGCGAGCCGCGTGGTGCCCTCCTGCGCAACCAAACCACGTAACCCCGCGACCCACCACTACACCTCCCCCCCTCCAGTCTCCAGCTCGCTCCGCGCGCTTCATCCTCCACTTCACTCCCCTCCCCGTGCCGCCGACCACCGCCGGAGCCCCGCCCCCTTTCCCCCCGCTTCGGCCCCCGCGACTCCACCGGTGCAGGAGCTAGGGTTCCGGCGCCGTGCGCCGGGGCAtgagcagccgccgccgccccgcaGGATCTAGGGTTCCGACGACTCCGCTCACGGATGGAGGGCGGTAGAAGCGCGGGCGAATCCCCCTCGGTACCTGACCTTTCCTCCTCCCCTTCTATTTTTCCGTTCGGCGCGCCTTGCTTCCGTACCCTGCAGCAGT is a genomic window of Phragmites australis chromosome 24, lpPhrAust1.1, whole genome shotgun sequence containing:
- the LOC133906939 gene encoding uncharacterized protein LOC133906939 isoform X2, whose product is MPAPGSMTGREEKMEQAGGLMTGGQEPSKKNEAKNGEPEAAASAPAPKAATDVPAPVALPHHRRSKSASSERNVELCKHAASHGAVEQRCGQAQALGILCQNPPDARRSHATTAGSSVHQGLRDHRPTASPNHRMSLENDVRQLQLHLHQERSIRVMLDRAIGRASSTLSPGHRHFPAQTKELVAEIELLEEEIANREQHVLTLYRSIFDQCMSGPSSGQSSGISSPAHTKSISSRTRRQPSIISSAFCSSKKLPLQPFHIMAPVSESGKTKSMLKARFKHESFSSETLDIHPISFPPDPRKLPYSGSGSLARTLKDHLYQCPSKISEEMVRCMASIYYLLRTEAPEKPEKARSPFLSRSSTNVILPRKVNGEENSLANNKCTVEVSSISVDKNQMPDVSYAITHYRLLVEQLERVDLSMSENSTKLAFWTNVYNSLIMHAFLAYGIPNSSLKRMTLFHKAAYNIGGHAVTANSIEQALLCFKSPRIGRWFESILSTAMRKKCADEKQLVQLKFGLPDCQPLALFAMCTGASSDPMLRVYTAKNVMEELERAKREFLQATVVVRKSKKKVFLPRLVERYAREACLGPDDVLPWVQREGGVADGRSQQDAIQQCAGSRRKAAQAIEWLPYSARFRYTFARSMVDKPHC
- the LOC133906939 gene encoding uncharacterized protein LOC133906939 isoform X3; translation: MPAPGSMTGREEKMEQAGGLMTGGQEPSKKNEAKNGEPEAAASAPAPKAATDVPAPVALPHHRRSKSASSERNVELCKHAASHGAVEQRCGQAQNPPDARRSHATTAGSSVHQGLRDHRPTASPNHRMSLENDVRQLQLHLHQERSIRVMLDRAIGRASSTLSPGHRHFPAQTKELVAEIELLEEEIANREQHVLTLYRSIFDQCMSGPSSGQSSGISSPAHTKSISSRTRRQPSIISSAFCSSKKLPLQPFHIMAPVSESGKTKSMLKARFKHESFSSETLDIHPISFPPDPRKLPYSGSGSLARTLKDHLYQCPSKISEEMVRCMASIYYLLRTEAPEKPEKARSPFLSRSSTNVILPRKVNGEENSLANNKCTVEVSSISVDKNQMPDVSYAITHYRLLVEQLERVDLSMSENSTKLAFWTNVYNSLIMHAFLAYGIPNSSLKRMTLFHKAAYNIGGHAVTANSIEQALLCFKSPRIGRWFESILSTAMRKKCADEKQLVQLKFGLPDCQPLALFAMCTGASSDPMLRVYTAKNVMEELERAKREFLQATVVVRKSKKKVFLPRLVERYAREACLGPDDVLPWVQREGGVADGRSQQDAIQQCAGSRRKAAQAIEWLPYSARFRYTFARSMVDKPHC
- the LOC133906939 gene encoding uncharacterized protein LOC133906939 isoform X1, whose protein sequence is MPAPGSMTGREEKMEQAGGLMTGGQEPSKKNEAKNGEPEAAASAPAPKAATDVPAPVALPHHRRSKSASSERNVELCKHAASHGAVEQRCGQAQVAISPFSAKNPPDARRSHATTAGSSVHQGLRDHRPTASPNHRMSLENDVRQLQLHLHQERSIRVMLDRAIGRASSTLSPGHRHFPAQTKELVAEIELLEEEIANREQHVLTLYRSIFDQCMSGPSSGQSSGISSPAHTKSISSRTRRQPSIISSAFCSSKKLPLQPFHIMAPVSESGKTKSMLKARFKHESFSSETLDIHPISFPPDPRKLPYSGSGSLARTLKDHLYQCPSKISEEMVRCMASIYYLLRTEAPEKPEKARSPFLSRSSTNVILPRKVNGEENSLANNKCTVEVSSISVDKNQMPDVSYAITHYRLLVEQLERVDLSMSENSTKLAFWTNVYNSLIMHAFLAYGIPNSSLKRMTLFHKAAYNIGGHAVTANSIEQALLCFKSPRIGRWFESILSTAMRKKCADEKQLVQLKFGLPDCQPLALFAMCTGASSDPMLRVYTAKNVMEELERAKREFLQATVVVRKSKKKVFLPRLVERYAREACLGPDDVLPWVQREGGVADGRSQQDAIQQCAGSRRKAAQAIEWLPYSARFRYTFARSMVDKPHC
- the LOC133906939 gene encoding uncharacterized protein LOC133906939 isoform X4; translated protein: MSLENDVRQLQLHLHQERSIRVMLDRAIGRASSTLSPGHRHFPAQTKELVAEIELLEEEIANREQHVLTLYRSIFDQCMSGPSSGQSSGISSPAHTKSISSRTRRQPSIISSAFCSSKKLPLQPFHIMAPVSESGKTKSMLKARFKHESFSSETLDIHPISFPPDPRKLPYSGSGSLARTLKDHLYQCPSKISEEMVRCMASIYYLLRTEAPEKPEKARSPFLSRSSTNVILPRKVNGEENSLANNKCTVEVSSISVDKNQMPDVSYAITHYRLLVEQLERVDLSMSENSTKLAFWTNVYNSLIMHAFLAYGIPNSSLKRMTLFHKAAYNIGGHAVTANSIEQALLCFKSPRIGRWFESILSTAMRKKCADEKQLVQLKFGLPDCQPLALFAMCTGASSDPMLRVYTAKNVMEELERAKREFLQATVVVRKSKKKVFLPRLVERYAREACLGPDDVLPWVQREGGVADGRSQQDAIQQCAGSRRKAAQAIEWLPYSARFRYTFARSMVDKPHC